Below is a genomic region from Azoarcus sp. KH32C.
TGCAATGATCGCCGGCGCGATCGGCAGGCTGTATGGGCTTGCCGGCGAGCAGACACCGATCGCCGCCGACCGTGCGGGTAACTTCCTCGACGATGGCGTCGAGGGGCGGATGGATTGCATCGACCACTCGACCAACACGACGCGCTTCCTCGGGCTGATGGTCGAGCGCGGCTGGCTGCGCTTTCATCGCCTGCTGGAGCCGGCACGGCGCCACTTCGCGATCTTCCAGCACTTTTCGGCGGTGATCGAGGAGTTGGAGGCGCCCACCCCCGTGGCGTTGCCGGACGCGCCGACGGTGGTGCCCGATTATGTCGCGCCCATGCTCGTGATGTGTGATTGCACCGAGGTACTCGCGGACATCGTCGTGCCGGCGCCGGTTGTGGAGGTGCGCCCGACCGGGCACCCGGGGGCGCGCTTTGCGGTCGACAGCTGGTTCGTGGATCATGGCGATCCTGCGGTGGTGCTGCCGCTGGATCAATGGCTGAGTGGAGAAGGACCGAATGTCCAGTAATACCGATCCCAACGGAATGAAGGTGGTCGTCGGCATGTCCGGCGGCGTCGACTCGTCGGTGACGGCGCTGTTGCTTAAGCGCCAGGGCTACCAGGTGACGGGTCTGTTCATGAAGAACTGGGAGGACGATGACGACGACGAGTACTGCTCGACGCGCCAGGATCTCGTAGACGTCGCATCGGTGTGCGACGTGATCGGGATCGACCTCGAGGTCGTGAACTTCTCCGCCGAGTACAAGGATCGCGTGTTCGCCGACTTCCTGCGCGAGTACGAGGCCGGCCGCACGCCGAACCCTGACATCCTGTGCAATTCCGAGATCAAATTCCGCTGCTTCCTCGATCACGCGATGCAGCTCGGCGCCGACAAGATCGCGACCGGGCACTATGCGGGCGTGCGCGAGTGGGTGAACGACGGGCGCACCGAGTACCAGTTGCTCAAGGCCGAGGATGGCACCAAGGACCAGAGCTATTTCCTCTATCGCCTGACGCAGGCTCAGCTCGCGAAGACGCTGTTCCCGCTGGGGGGGCTTTACAAGCGCGAGGTGCGCAAGATCGCCGCCGACGCCGGCCTGCATGTCGCCGCGAAGAAGGATTCGACCGGCATCTGCTTCATCGGCGAGCGTCCGTTCCGCGAGTTCCTGATGCGCTACCTGCCGACGAAGCCGGGCGAGATCCGCTGCCTCGACGACGGCCGCGTGCTCGGCGAGCACCAGGGCCTGATGTACCACACGATCGGCCAGCGGAAGGGGCTGCATATCGGCGGCATCAAGGGCAACCAGGACGAGGCCGGCGAGCATGATGCGTGGTACGTCGCCGGCAAGGACGTGAAGGCGAACGTGCTGCACGTAGTGCAGGGGCACGACCACCCGGCGCTGCTCCGGAGCCGCCTGACGGCGGCCGACCTCAACTGGATCGCGGGGCGCGATCCGCATACGCACTGGGTGTATACGGCGAAGCCGCGTTACCGGACGCCCGACATGCCCTGCGAGATCGACGCGCTGGCCGACGGACGCGCCGAGATCGCCTTCGCGCAGCCGCAATGGGCGCTGACGCCGGGGCAGAGCGTGGTGGTGTATGAGTCGAAGGTATGCCTGGGCGGCGGGGTGATCGTCTAAGCTGATTGCCGCGCCTGCCGGCGCGGCTTTGCCTCGCGTGCGGCGGCCGTCAGACGCTGCCGTCGTTGCCGGTGTCCTCGCTGCGCTTGCCGAGCAGCTTGGCCATCAGGGGGTTGAGCTTCGCGGCGCCGCCGCTCGCGTTCGCATCGCGGCCGAAGCGCGCGGGCGTATCGGCGTTCTTCATGCGGCTGCGGATCTTGAGGCCGTTGAGTTTTTCGAGGTCGGTCTTTTTCATCGTGTGTCGCAGCGCCCAGGCGAGGGGCGGATTTCCTTCAACGGGTCGGTGATACGAGAGGCGACGGTTGGGAGCGCAGGCGCAGTGTATTGCGATAGCGCTCACAGCGGTCCATATATTCGCGCGTGCTCTTCGGCATCGGGACGCGTGCGCGGGTGATGTAACTGACGAGGTCGCGCCCCTGGATGATGAGGTTCATGCCGTCGGCGGCAAGTTGCAGGTCTTCGGCGCTTGTCGCGGAGACCAGGCGTGGCGAGAACGCGCCCAGGCGCTCGGCGGCGACGGCGAAGGTGGCCCACACATCGAAGATCGCCGGGTCGGTGCGCAGGGTTTCGCATTTGACCTTGGCCGCCTCGGTGAAGCGCAGCGTCGGATCCTCGATGCCTTCGAAGAAATACGTGCCGCCAAAGGTTTCGATCATCACGCCTGCGAGGCGGTCGATATCGCGCAGGGTCTGCGAGATCTTGATGTAGCGGCTCTCGTAGAACGCTTCGACGGGGATCGAGAAGGCGCGGAAGGGTTCGCCCCACAGTTCGTCGATGCCTTCTTCGCCGCTGCGGTGGCGCACGAGCTTGCCCAGCGTCAGGGCTTCCTGCAGACAGAAGCCGCATTCGCGCATCAGCGCGTTGTCGGACTCGATCTCGATCCCAACTTCCTGCAGTTCCATCAGTTTGGTGAAGATGTCGGTCGCGCGGTTGAACAGCGCGCCGGCGAGCATCGCGCCTTTGACGCGCTTGCGCTCGGGGTCGGGCTCGCTTTCATAGGTTTGGCGCGCTTCCTTGAGCCGCCGGCCGGGAATGTTGATGCCGTGCTCGACGTGGTTGAACAGGCGCCGCGTGAGCCCTTCGATCAATAGGCGCTTGGCACGCAGCGAGTCCTCGGGGGGCGGGTAGGCCTTGATCCAGTACCCGTCGTAGAAGATTCGCTCGACGCCTTCGATGACGCGCGTGGTGCCATTGGCGGGGACGGTAGCGTTCATTGCACGGATCATTCCGAGGCAATTGGTAGGAAGCGGCGCGGGAGCCCGAAAGCGCCGCCGTCTGCTCAGGAAGCGCGGCGCGCAGCGAGGGTGTCGGAAAGGGCGGCAGCCTGGGCGCCTGCGATTTCATCCTGACTTTTGAGTACAGGCTAATCTTACGGCAAGCGTCCGGCTATGGCCCGCGCACGTTGAAAAAATTTGCAGCCGGGCGACTGGCGGCGGAGCCCCGGGGGCGAACGGCGGCGCCGATCAGACCAAGTCGGGCGGTACGACGGCCCGCAGCACATGCTGTGTTTCGCCGTTGCGGGTGCGCGTCGTGAACCACCACAACGCGCCCTTCTTGATCGTCCAGTCGGCTTCCTCGCCGGCAAGCAGCAGTGCGGCCAGGCGGCCCAGCGCGGGTTGATGCCCGACGACGAGGCAGGTCCGGTCGGAATCCGGCCACCCGGTCGCGGCCAGGAGGTCGGCGACGCCGCCTTCGGGTCCCAGCGAGGGCACGACCTCGAAGTCGTCCGTGAAGGCAGACGCCGTCTGGCGTGTCCGCGTGGTTGGGCTCACGAGCACGCGCAGCCGCTTGGGGCGACGCTCGTTGAGCCATGCCGCGACGTTGCGGGCCTGTCGCTGGCCGCGCTCGGTCAGCTCTCGGGTATGGTCGGGCGTGCCGTCGATCGCTTCGGCGTGGCGCCATAGCAGCAGATCCATCGCATCCTCCTCTGGACGAAAGCCCGGAAGGCTAGGCGGCGCGCGTTGCGCCACTATTACAGTCGAGGCGTGACCGTTTTCAATCCGCCCATGGCGGTCGACCGTCGAGCAGGCGATCGAGTGCCCGGACGGCGCGCCGACTCCACCTGAGGTATCGCGGCCCATGCCAGCCGCAGACGTAGGCGGCGGCCGCACGCAGCTCGGCGGACTCGGCGGCCCAGGCCGCGAGCCGCGCGCGGGCGATGTCGACGTCGTTCACGAAGCCGAGATCGGCCTGGGCGTGCAGCAGACTCCGGAGGAAGCTCTCTGTCTGCTTGGCGGGCAGCAGCGGGGAGAAGAATTCGATCGCGTAGCGCAGACGCTTGGCGGCGATGCGCAGCGCGTGCAGGGTTTGCGGAACGCCCTCGGCGATCGCGGCATGGCGGCGACGCGCCTTCTTTCGCAGAGCGTCGAGCTGGATGCGGGCGAAGGTGCCGAGGTCGGCGGCGTCGATCAGGGGATTGCGCGGCAGGTCGAGCAGGGCTGCGGTCAGGTCGAGGAGTTGGCGTCCCTGGGCCGCGCGGTCGATATTCACGCGCGTCGCGTCGTAGGCCGCCTTGCGCGCGGCGTGGGCACGCTCCGCCAATTCGGCGATGGCGACGGCTTCGACGGGCGTGTACCGGCTGCCGGCGTCGAGAATCGGCAGCAGCAGTTCGTCACACAGTACGTCGAGGTCGCGCGCGGCGCCGAAGGCTGCGGCATTGTCGGCGAGACGTGCGCTCCAGTCTTCGACGAAGGTGGGCGGCAGGGCCGGCGTGAAGAGCCGGATCAGCGAGCGCAGCCGGCGTAGCGCAACACGCAACTGGTGGGTGTATTCGGGATCCGTGCCGGCCGCCGCGCCCGCGACGTTGCCCTGCCAGTGCCGCAGGCAGGCGAAGGCGAGGGTGCGGAAGGCTTCGACCGGATCCTGGTCCGATGAGATGCCGGAGGCTTCGGCGCGTTGCGGCCGCACGGGTTGATCCAGATGCAGGCGGAAGCCGCGTGCGGCCTTGCTTGAGTCGTCGGGCAGGAGCGGCAGCCCGGCGGCGAGCTGGCGGGCGAGGACGAGCAGGTCCTGCGGCCGGCCTTCGACGAGTTCCAATTCGAGTTCGCACAGCGCTTCACTGCGCTCGCCGGCGATGATGTCGCCGGTGTCGAGCATCATCAGGATGCGGACGCCATCGGCCGGCGCATGCAGCCGTGTCTCGCGCCGAAAGCGCGTGGAGAATACGGGGGCGAGGGCGGCGGCATGGCGCTGAAGGACTTTTCGCACCTTCGGGACGTCGACCGCCGAGAAATCGAAGCTGTCGCCGTAGGGCTGTTCCCACTCCGGGCGTTGCGTGAGCCCGCCCGCGGAGCTCGTCTCGCACTTGATCGTCTGCAACTGCACGCGGCCCTGGCGGCGGGTGCGAACGGCAATCTTGCGCTTCTTCAACGCGAGATCGGGCGTGTCGAAGTAGGTGTTGTCGAGGGTGACGGCGTTGCCCTGCTTTTCGGCCGCGACGAACAGCGGATGGCGGCGCAGGGCGGGGAGGGCCCGCCGAGGCAGGCTGAGTTTGAGTTCGATTTCCTGGCTCATCGCGGACCTGGGGCTGCGCAACTCGGGGATTGTAATCCCTTGTCTTGCGCCCGTCATGCTTGCAGCCGGCATTCCGGGGCGCCCCGCGTCAGGGTTCGCCGAAGACCTGCTGCCACAGGATGCGCACCGGTTCGCGAGCCAGCGTGACTTCGCCCGGATCGACGCGCGAGGGCAGGCCGTTGAGGCGCTGGCGGTGTTGCAGGTGGCGCAGCATGCGGTAGCTGTCGCCGCAACGCGCGGCGAGCCCCGCCGGGATCAGGCCGAGTTCGCCGGCGATGCGCAGCAGCGCGATGTTGCCGAGGTTGCCGGTGAGTTCAGGGTGATGGTGGGCGTGGCCGAGCACGAGGTATTGGACGAGGAACTCGACGTCGATGAGGCCGCCGCCGTCGTGCTTGAGATCGAAACGTTCGCTCTTGGCGGAATGGGCCTCGCGCATCTTCTGGCGCATCGACAGGACTTCGGCGCGCAGGGTGTCGAGATCCCGTTCCTGGCGCAGGACTTCGCAGCGGATGCGTTCGAAGGCCGCACCGAGGGCCGGATCGCCCGCGGCGAAGCGGGCGCGCGTAAGCGCCTGGTGCTCCCACACCCAGGCGGATTCGAGCTGGTATTTGCGGAAGGCGTCGAGCGAGCAGACGATCATGCCGGACTCGCCGTTGGGGCGAAGGCGCAGGTCGGTCTCGAAGAGGATGCCGGCGGCGGTCTGGCTGGAGAGCCAGGAGTTGAGGCGCTGGGCGAGGCGGGCGTAGACGTCGCTCGCTTCCGGGGCGTCGTCGTTGCCGTGCAGGAACACGAGATCGAGGTCGGAGGCGTAGCCAAGCTCCTTGCCGCCGAGCTTGCCGTAGGCAATTACGGCGAATTCGGGTTCCTTGCGGTGGCGGATCTTGATCTTGCGCCAGACGGCGGGGATGCTCAGGTCGAGGATGAGGTCGGCCAGCGCCGACAGGTGATCGGCGAGCGTCTCGACGGTCAGCATGCCGGCGATGTCCTGCGTGAGCAGGCGGAAGACCTGGGCGTGGTGATGCTCGCGGATGAGGTCCATCTGCCGCTCCATGTCCGGCTCGGCGGCATCGAGCGCGGCGGCGATCTGGGCGCGCACCGCGGGCCAGTCGGGCGCCGCCTGCAGCGTGCGCATGTCGAGCAACTCGTCGAGCAGGATCGGGTGGCGGGTCAGGAACTGGGCGGCCCAGCGCGAGGCGTTCATCAGGTCCGCGACCCGGCGCAGCGCCTGCGGATATTGCTGCAGCAGCGCGAGGTAGGCGCCGCGGCGGCTGATCGCTTCGATGAAGTCTAGGAAGCGGGCGAGAGTTTCGTCTGGCCCCGATGTGGCCGCCGCGGCTTCGACGACGCGCGGGATCAGCGCATCGAGGCGGCCGCGGATGTGGTTGGGGAGCTGCTGGTAGCGATTGCCGGTGCGGATCGCAGCCAGGCGGTTCGCCGCGACAGCGGGCTCCCGATATCCGAGTTCGGCGAGGATCGGTTCTGCCTGGCGTTCGTTCTCGGCGGCCGCCCACATGCCGTCGAGACGGTGGCCTTCTTCCTGCGGGGCGCCGAATACGTGCTCGAAGTGGCGGCTGACGTTCGCACGATGGCGGTCGAGGGTTTCAAGCAGGGCGGCGTAGTCGGGGAAATTCATCGCGCAGGCGATGCGCGCGCGGTCCTCGTCGTTTTGCGGCAGGTCGTGCGTCTGCGCGTCGTCGAGGTACTGCAGGCGATGCTCGAGGCGGCGCAGGAAGTCGTAGGCGCCGCCCAGTTCGGCGACCGCCTCGGGGGTGAGAATCCCGCGTTCGGAGAGCAGGGCGAGCACCTTGAGGGTAGGGCGCTGCTGCAGGTGGAGGTCGCGCCCCCCGCGGATCAGCTGGAAGACCTGGGCGATGAACTCGATCTCGCGGATGCCCCCCGGGCCGAGCTTGATGTTGTTGGCGCGGTCGCGGCGTGCCACTTCGCGGCGGATCTGCGCGTGCAGGTCGCGCATCGCGTTGATCGCACCGAAGTCGAGGTATTTGCGGAAGACGAAGGGGCGGGCGATCTTTTCGAGTTCCTCGAAGCGTTCGCCGGCGAGCACGCGCGCCTTGATCCACGCGTAGCGCTCCCATTCCCGGCCCTGGGTGATGAAATAGTTCTCCAGCATGTCGAAGGAGGCGACCAGCGGCCCGGAGTCGCCGTTCGGCCGCAGGCGCATGTCGACGCGGAAGACCTGGCCGTGCTCGGTGACTTCTGCGAGCGCCTGGATGAGCTGTTTGCCGAGCCGTTCGAAGAACTCGAAATTGCTGATGACTTTCGCCCCGCCGGTGTCGCCGTCTTCGGGATAGACGAAGATCAGGTCGATGTCAGAGGAGACGTTGAGCTCGCGCCCGCCGAGCTTGCCCATGCCGATGACGAGCAGTTCCTGCTTCCAGCCGGTGGTCGACAAGGGCGCGCCGTAGCGCTGCACGAGGCCTTCGCGCAGCACATCGTGGGCGGCCTGGACCGTGACCTCGGCCAGCAGCGTCATCGTTTCGGTGACTTCGGCGAGGTCGGCCATGCCGTTGAGGTCGCGCACGAGGATGTGGCTGACGACCCATGCCCGCAGCTTGCGCAGTGTTGCGCGAAGGCGCGTTTCGTCGAGTCCCGATTCGCGCATGAACGCCTGCATGGCATCGGCATCGAGGGCGTGCGGGAGCGATTGTTCGAGGCGGGCCGCGAGCCACGGACGGCTGTCCAGCATGCGCTGAAGAAAGCGCGACAGGGGCGTTGCGTAAGAAAGTGCTTCAGAGGGGGATTTTGGGGCAACGGACATGAGAGTCGGGTTCCCGATCATTGGTAGAATGCGCCCCTTCCGCCGCCGGATCGGCCGGGCGGAGCACGTGGGCGCAAATCCCGATTGTATCGGAGCCCGCCGCTCCCGGTCCCGCCGTGCCGCGGCGAGCTCTCATTCACTATGACTTCTCCCGATCCCTCCTCCGCCGATATGACCCGCAGGTCGCCGACCTTCCTTCGAGGGCGGTGGTTGCGCAAGGTCATGGTCGCGGTGACGATCGTGTGGTTCGTGTGCGGCGCCTCCTTCCTGCTTGTACGTGAAGTCATCGTGCCGCACGTCGGTGAGTTCCGGCAGCAGATCGGCGCGGCAATCAGCGATGCGGTCGGGCTGCCGGTGGCGATCGAGGCGCTGTCGGCGGATCTCAGCGGATTGCGGCCGCGTCTGCATCTGTCGGGCGTTCGTCTGCTCGACCGCGAGGGACGCCAGGCCTTGCGCCTGGAGGCAGTCGATGCGACGGTCGGCTGGTCGTCGATCCTGCGTGGCGAGCCCTATTTCCATCGCCTGGAATTTAGGGGCCCCCAGCTTTCCCTGCGCCGAGAGGCGGACGGTGAACTCTACGTCGCGGGTACCCATGTGGACCGCGACGGTTCCGACTCGGCTTTCAGCGACTGGCTCTTCGCGCAGCACGAGATCGTCATCCGCAACGCGAGCCTGGACTGGTCGGACGCGATGCGCGGCGCGCCTGATCTGCATCTCGACGAGCTCGATTTCCGGATGCGGCGCTCGGGCGGGCACTACCGCTTCGGACTGCGTGCGCGCGCGCCGGCCGAGTTGGCGGAAATGGTCGATCTGCGGGGCGATCTGTCCTCGTCGACGCCGCGCGAAGTCGCTTCCTGGTCCGGCCAGGTCTTCGTGGCCGTCGATGAGGCGGATCTCGGCGGCTGGCGAACCTGGGTCGATTATCCGGTGCCGGTCACCGGCCGCGGCGGCGTCCGGGCGTGGATCGGCATGGGACGCGGTACGATCGACTCGCTGGCCCTCAACCTCGCGCTCGACGACGTCCGTACGACCCTGGGCGAAGGCTTGCCGGAACTCGAGCTCCAGAGCGTGCGCGGACGCTTCTCCGGGCGCCGGACGTCGTCGGGATTCGATCTGTCGCTGGCCGGGCTGCAGCTCGTGACCGGGGACGGCGTGCGCGTCGAACCGACCGACCTCGGCCTGACCTGGCGCGACGCGACGAAGGAAGGCACCTTCACGTCGAATCGGCTCGACTTCGCTGCGCTTGCGCGTCTGGCGGGACATCTGCCGGTCGATCCGACGGTGCATAAGCAGCTGGCGGCCTTCGCGCCGCGCGGCCGCGTTGAAGACGTGCGCGTTGCGTGGCGCGGTCCGGCGGATCAGTTGCAGGCCTGGAAGCTGCATGCGCGCTTCTTCGACCTCGGACTCGAGCCCCAGGGTATCGTCCCCGGGATGTCCGGCATGTCGGGCGAAGTCGACGGCGACGAACGGGCGGGGCGCTTCCGTCTCGTCGGTAACCGCGCCACGCTGGAACTTCCGGCGGTGTTCCCCGAGCCGCATCTCGGGTTCTCGATGCTGCGCGCCGACGGCGGTTGGTCACGCCCGGGCGAGCGTCTGCAGATCGGGATCGACAGCCTGAACTTCGAAAACCCGGATGCCGCGGGCTCGGCGTCCGGCCATTACTGGCCCGCCGCCGAAGGTCCCGGCGAAATCGATCTGTCGGCGCGGCTCACGCGCGCCGACACGCAGGCTGTGTGGCGATATCTGCCGCGCGTCGTCAACGATGAGACGCGCAACTGGCTGCGCCACGGCATCGTTGGCGGCCGGGTGCCGGATGCGCGTCTGCGACTCAAGGGCAAGCTCGCAGATTTTCCATATCGGGACGGCAAGTCGGGGCAGTTTCTGGTGACGACGCGTGTGTCCGGGGCGCGGCTCGATTATGCGGAAGGCTGGCCGTCGATCACCGGGATCGACGGCGAGGTGCGTTTCGAAGGGCCGGGCATGCGCATCACGGCCGAGCGCGCGCAGATCTTCGGCGCCGCGCTGGCCGGTGTCGTCGCCGACGTGCCGGACCTCGACGCGCGCCACGGTGAAATCATGACGATCCGCGGCCGCGCGAGTGGGCCGACCGCGGAGTTCCTGCGCTTCGTGTCCGAGAGTCCGGTGTCGCGGCATATCGACGGCTTCACCGACGGGATGCGAGCGGAAGGCTTCGGCGCCTTGGATCTCAAGCTCGTGATGCCGCTACGCAACATCGATTCCACGACGGTCCGTGGCGAATATCGTTTCACGGCCAACCGGCTGTGGGTTGTGAATGGTCTGCCGCCCTTTGCGGATGCGGTCGGCACGGTGAAGTTCACCGAAAAGGATCTGTCGATTCCCGAGGCGCGCGCACGGCTGTACGGCGAACCGGTGCGCCTGTCGGCCGCCACGGGCAAGGACGGTGGCGTGAGTTTCGTTGCCGCGGGCGGTGCCAGGCTGCAGGCGGTGCGGGAAGCCCATGACTGGCCCGTGCTGGAGCACGTGTCCGGCACTGCCCAGTGGCAGGCACAGGTGGACGTGCGGGCGCAGGGCAGCCACGTCGCCGTCCAGTCCGATCTCTCCGGCGTCACCTCGAGTCTGCCTGAGCCGTTGAACAAGAGCGCTGCCGCCGCGTGGCCGGTCAACGTCGCGCTCGATTTCCCCGCCGGCGGCCAGCGGGAGTCGGTACGCGTGAATCTGGACGGCCGCGCCGAGCTGCGCTTCGAACGGCGGCGGAGCGGAGACAACTGGGAGATCGCCCGCGCCGGACTTGGTATTCGCACGGCTGCGCCGGAGTCCGACCGTGGGCTGGTCCTCGCCGTGAAGACTGATGATCTCGACGTCGACGCTTGGCGCAAGGCCCTCGATCCGGGCGGAGGCGGTGCCGGCGCCCATGGCGGCAAGATGCCGCTCAGCGTTGCCGCTGTTGACCTCGATGCGCGCCGCGTGACCGCGCTGGGCCATTCGCTTTCGGCCGTGCGCTTGAACGCGCGGGCCGACGCCGGCGGCTGGAAGGGGCGTGTAGCGAGCCATGAGGCCGAGGGCGAGTTCGACTGGCGCGATAGCGGAGATGGCACCCTGCGCGCCCGGCTCAAGCGGCTCGCGTTGGGGGGCGACAAGAGCGAGCCCGAAACAGGCGGTGATGGCGAGCATGACGACGCAGGCGAGGAGCCGCAGCGCTTGCCCGCGCTCGACGTGGTGGTCGAACAGTTCGCCGTGCGCGGCGTCGAATTTGGCAGGCTCGAACTGCAGGCACGCAACCGTGGCGGCATGTGGCACCTCGACTCGGTCGCCGTTTCCAATCCGGACGGACGG
It encodes:
- a CDS encoding histidine phosphatase family protein yields the protein MDLLLWRHAEAIDGTPDHTRELTERGQRQARNVAAWLNERRPKRLRVLVSPTTRTRQTASAFTDDFEVVPSLGPEGGVADLLAATGWPDSDRTCLVVGHQPALGRLAALLLAGEEADWTIKKGALWWFTTRTRNGETQHVLRAVVPPDLV
- a CDS encoding CYTH and CHAD domain-containing protein; its protein translation is MSQEIELKLSLPRRALPALRRHPLFVAAEKQGNAVTLDNTYFDTPDLALKKRKIAVRTRRQGRVQLQTIKCETSSAGGLTQRPEWEQPYGDSFDFSAVDVPKVRKVLQRHAAALAPVFSTRFRRETRLHAPADGVRILMMLDTGDIIAGERSEALCELELELVEGRPQDLLVLARQLAAGLPLLPDDSSKAARGFRLHLDQPVRPQRAEASGISSDQDPVEAFRTLAFACLRHWQGNVAGAAAGTDPEYTHQLRVALRRLRSLIRLFTPALPPTFVEDWSARLADNAAAFGAARDLDVLCDELLLPILDAGSRYTPVEAVAIAELAERAHAARKAAYDATRVNIDRAAQGRQLLDLTAALLDLPRNPLIDAADLGTFARIQLDALRKKARRRHAAIAEGVPQTLHALRIAAKRLRYAIEFFSPLLPAKQTESFLRSLLHAQADLGFVNDVDIARARLAAWAAESAELRAAAAYVCGWHGPRYLRWSRRAVRALDRLLDGRPPWAD
- the mnmA gene encoding tRNA 2-thiouridine(34) synthase MnmA, encoding MKVVVGMSGGVDSSVTALLLKRQGYQVTGLFMKNWEDDDDDEYCSTRQDLVDVASVCDVIGIDLEVVNFSAEYKDRVFADFLREYEAGRTPNPDILCNSEIKFRCFLDHAMQLGADKIATGHYAGVREWVNDGRTEYQLLKAEDGTKDQSYFLYRLTQAQLAKTLFPLGGLYKREVRKIAADAGLHVAAKKDSTGICFIGERPFREFLMRYLPTKPGEIRCLDDGRVLGEHQGLMYHTIGQRKGLHIGGIKGNQDEAGEHDAWYVAGKDVKANVLHVVQGHDHPALLRSRLTAADLNWIAGRDPHTHWVYTAKPRYRTPDMPCEIDALADGRAEIAFAQPQWALTPGQSVVVYESKVCLGGGVIV
- a CDS encoding YhdP family protein — translated: MRKVMVAVTIVWFVCGASFLLVREVIVPHVGEFRQQIGAAISDAVGLPVAIEALSADLSGLRPRLHLSGVRLLDREGRQALRLEAVDATVGWSSILRGEPYFHRLEFRGPQLSLRREADGELYVAGTHVDRDGSDSAFSDWLFAQHEIVIRNASLDWSDAMRGAPDLHLDELDFRMRRSGGHYRFGLRARAPAELAEMVDLRGDLSSSTPREVASWSGQVFVAVDEADLGGWRTWVDYPVPVTGRGGVRAWIGMGRGTIDSLALNLALDDVRTTLGEGLPELELQSVRGRFSGRRTSSGFDLSLAGLQLVTGDGVRVEPTDLGLTWRDATKEGTFTSNRLDFAALARLAGHLPVDPTVHKQLAAFAPRGRVEDVRVAWRGPADQLQAWKLHARFFDLGLEPQGIVPGMSGMSGEVDGDERAGRFRLVGNRATLELPAVFPEPHLGFSMLRADGGWSRPGERLQIGIDSLNFENPDAAGSASGHYWPAAEGPGEIDLSARLTRADTQAVWRYLPRVVNDETRNWLRHGIVGGRVPDARLRLKGKLADFPYRDGKSGQFLVTTRVSGARLDYAEGWPSITGIDGEVRFEGPGMRITAERAQIFGAALAGVVADVPDLDARHGEIMTIRGRASGPTAEFLRFVSESPVSRHIDGFTDGMRAEGFGALDLKLVMPLRNIDSTTVRGEYRFTANRLWVVNGLPPFADAVGTVKFTEKDLSIPEARARLYGEPVRLSAATGKDGGVSFVAAGGARLQAVREAHDWPVLEHVSGTAQWQAQVDVRAQGSHVAVQSDLSGVTSSLPEPLNKSAAAAWPVNVALDFPAGGQRESVRVNLDGRAELRFERRRSGDNWEIARAGLGIRTAAPESDRGLVLAVKTDDLDVDAWRKALDPGGGGAGAHGGKMPLSVAAVDLDARRVTALGHSLSAVRLNARADAGGWKGRVASHEAEGEFDWRDSGDGTLRARLKRLALGGDKSEPETGGDGEHDDAGEEPQRLPALDVVVEQFAVRGVEFGRLELQARNRGGMWHLDSVAVSNPDGRLAGSGQWRPGTRPQTDLDFRLETRNVGQLASRLGYGEVVRGGKAVLAGRMAWRGAPTRIHYQSLNGTLMVQAEDGQFRKLEPGVGRLLGVLSLQALPRRLTLDFRDVFSEGFAFDSISGSIKTTGGVMRTDGLNIRGPAARIKMSGSVNLEDETQDLRVTVQPTLSESVAIGTAAGLINPVAGVVAYVAQKALSDPLEKLFAYTYAVTGSWSDPKVEKISVAAPSSPRPNQE
- the glnE gene encoding bifunctional [glutamate--ammonia ligase]-adenylyl-L-tyrosine phosphorylase/[glutamate--ammonia-ligase] adenylyltransferase, producing the protein MSVAPKSPSEALSYATPLSRFLQRMLDSRPWLAARLEQSLPHALDADAMQAFMRESGLDETRLRATLRKLRAWVVSHILVRDLNGMADLAEVTETMTLLAEVTVQAAHDVLREGLVQRYGAPLSTTGWKQELLVIGMGKLGGRELNVSSDIDLIFVYPEDGDTGGAKVISNFEFFERLGKQLIQALAEVTEHGQVFRVDMRLRPNGDSGPLVASFDMLENYFITQGREWERYAWIKARVLAGERFEELEKIARPFVFRKYLDFGAINAMRDLHAQIRREVARRDRANNIKLGPGGIREIEFIAQVFQLIRGGRDLHLQQRPTLKVLALLSERGILTPEAVAELGGAYDFLRRLEHRLQYLDDAQTHDLPQNDEDRARIACAMNFPDYAALLETLDRHRANVSRHFEHVFGAPQEEGHRLDGMWAAAENERQAEPILAELGYREPAVAANRLAAIRTGNRYQQLPNHIRGRLDALIPRVVEAAAATSGPDETLARFLDFIEAISRRGAYLALLQQYPQALRRVADLMNASRWAAQFLTRHPILLDELLDMRTLQAAPDWPAVRAQIAAALDAAEPDMERQMDLIREHHHAQVFRLLTQDIAGMLTVETLADHLSALADLILDLSIPAVWRKIKIRHRKEPEFAVIAYGKLGGKELGYASDLDLVFLHGNDDAPEASDVYARLAQRLNSWLSSQTAAGILFETDLRLRPNGESGMIVCSLDAFRKYQLESAWVWEHQALTRARFAAGDPALGAAFERIRCEVLRQERDLDTLRAEVLSMRQKMREAHSAKSERFDLKHDGGGLIDVEFLVQYLVLGHAHHHPELTGNLGNIALLRIAGELGLIPAGLAARCGDSYRMLRHLQHRQRLNGLPSRVDPGEVTLAREPVRILWQQVFGEP